The Rhododendron vialii isolate Sample 1 chromosome 6a, ASM3025357v1 genome includes a window with the following:
- the LOC131330292 gene encoding NADH dehydrogenase [ubiquinone] iron-sulfur protein 4, mitochondrial-like, with protein MASFMRRGLRLTNLGHRSSTRLFSSSSSDALVEIKPGEVGIISGIPEEHLRRRVVIYSPARTATQQGSGKVGRWKIDFLSTQKWENPLMGWTSTGDPYANVGDAGLSFDSEEAAKAFAEKYGWEYVVKKRHTPILKVKSYADNFKWKGPPKP; from the exons atggcgAGCTTCATGCGACGAGGATTGAGATTAACAAATCTAGGTCATCGATCGTCGACGAGGTTGTTCTCGTCTTCTTCGTCGGACGCGTTGGTAGAAATCAAGCCCGGCGAGGTCGGGATTATCTCTGGCATTCCCGAAGAACACCTTCGCAGAAGG GTTGTGATATACTCACCCGCTCGTACTGCAACACAGCAAGGCTCTGGAAAAGTCGGGAGGTGGAAAATCGACTTTTTGTCTACACAGAA ATGGGAAAATCCGTTGATGGGTTGGACATCTACCGGAGATCCATATGCGAATGTTGGCGATGCAGGACTCAGTTTCGACAGTGAAGAAGCTGCAAAGGCATTTGCCGAAAAGTATGGGTGGGAGTATGTG GTCAAGAAGCGCCATACACCAATATTGAAG GTTAAATCGTACGCAGATAACTTCAAGTGGAAGGGCCCGCCAAAACCCTGA